A window of Candidatus Hydrogenedentota bacterium genomic DNA:
AGTTGTACACCGGCAGCATGCCCGACCAGAAAGTGATTCTTGAGCGCGATGCGAACGACGTCAATGTCTGGTCGGTGGCGAGCCATTTCAACGCACCTGCCGACACGAAGAAGGTCGAAGACTATATCGACAAGATCGTCGGCTTGAAAGGCGAAGCGCGCGAGACCGTCGCCGACGACGCCGCGTTGGAGCCGTATAGTCTTACCGACAAAGATGCATTCCACGTCCTTGGTTACAAAAAGGGCGAAGACAAACCGGCATTCACCGTGCTGGTAGGCAAAGCCCCCAAGTTCGACCAGATCTTCATGCGCGCGGCGGATGCGAAAGACGTTTACGTGCTCAACGAAGACTTGAAGCGCGAAGCGGGCGTGTTCGAAACGCCGCAGATGCCCAACCAAATGCAGCCGCAGGAGGAGAAGCCCGCCGAGCCCGTCGCGCCCAAAGCCGACAATTGGTTGAACAAGAATGTGCTCGACATCGCCAAGGACAAGCTTGCGAAGGTGGTGATGCAGTCGCCTGACAAGCGCATCGTGGTGACGCGCGAGACGAAGGAAGTCCCGGTAGAAGAACCGGCCAAGCCCGAAGGCGCCGATGCGGCAAAGCCTGAAGACAAGCCTGCTGAAGAAGCCAAGCCCGCGACTAAGACAGAAACGAAGTGGGTGTTGAGCGAAGGGGGCGCGGGTCTGAAGGCGAAAGAGAACGGCCTGTCATCGCTGCCCGGCGCATTCGCGCCATTGACCGCTTCGGATATCGTCGACCCATCCAAGCTTGCGGAGTGGGGTCTTGAGACGCCCGTGTTCACCTGCACGTTGACAGTCGATGGACAAGAGGGCGAGACGGTTATCCAGGGCGGACGTCCCGATCCGAATGGCGACGGTTACGTTCGCGTATCCACCGACAAGCGCAACACCGTTTACAAGATCGCGAAGTTCAGCTTCGACCGAATCTTCGGCAAGGGCGCCGACTTGTTTGAAATTGGCGGCATGCAGGTCGACGAGAACGCCGTCGCGCGGTATCAGGTTTCCGGCGCAACGGGTGCGTTCGACCTCGTGAAGAATGCCGACAAGTGGACGGTTGCCGCTCCGTCG
This region includes:
- a CDS encoding DUF4340 domain-containing protein yields the protein MKQKSLVPLLVVFALLVGLVVLKQVNKRTPSIVEQVKLASLVPEGVAKADIAKLELYTGSMPDQKVILERDANDVNVWSVASHFNAPADTKKVEDYIDKIVGLKGEARETVADDAALEPYSLTDKDAFHVLGYKKGEDKPAFTVLVGKAPKFDQIFMRAADAKDVYVLNEDLKREAGVFETPQMPNQMQPQEEKPAEPVAPKADNWLNKNVLDIAKDKLAKVVMQSPDKRIVVTRETKEVPVEEPAKPEGADAAKPEDKPAEEAKPATKTETKWVLSEGGAGLKAKENGLSSLPGAFAPLTASDIVDPSKLAEWGLETPVFTCTLTVDGQEGETVIQGGRPDPNGDGYVRVSTDKRNTVYKIAKFSFDRIFGKGADLFEIGGMQVDENAVARYQVSGATGAFDLVKNADKWTVAAPSVGLEAQESTLKSAVSAAAKLRPADYADSADGKGFDAPSQVITVTTSAGEAHTITFGGEAKSLAGRYAKLDANPMVFVIAKTDVDRLLVAPKDLFVRSVLDGVSEDDIQRITVTRKEDNFAIVLGEGEKWSIEANGATKPADTDKCHGLLASLTGFQASDIVFDQTGLSGEPQATIRIAMKDGSERVLHFGAEENGAYPFAVEGKGILFKAESMDV